In the genome of Peromyscus eremicus chromosome 1, PerEre_H2_v1, whole genome shotgun sequence, the window GCGGCGGCAGAGTCTCATCGAGGACGCTCGGAAAGAGAGGGAGGCGGCAGCAGCtgcagcggcggcagcggcagcggcagtaGCCTCCTCGGAACCTGGGAACCCCCTGGAGGCTGTGGTATTTGAGGAGCAGGATGGGAAGGCTGTTCTCAACCTGCTCTTCTCCCTGAGGGGCACAAAACCCTCCTCACTGTCCCGGGCTGTGAAAGTATTTGAGGTGAGGCCTATGGGCTGCTGGCTTGGTGTGCCAGGGCAAGCACACATAAAACATGTAAGAATGGCTGTGTCCCTCTCCAGGGCAGAAATATGTCTGCTCAGGCCCACAAAGGCTAGGTCTCAGGGACTACTCTTCAGCTCCACTATCCAACCTCAGCTGCCTGACACCCACTGCCATGCATAGGGCCTCTTACCCACCTGCCCAAGGGCCTAACGAAGCCCTGATTGCATTACTGCTTTGGCGAATGACCTGCCCCCCTAGAAGAACTCGCAAATGACATTAAAGCCAGAATCCCTGTGAGCTCCCAGAGTTGACTCCATGGCCTAAGAGTTTTGTTGCTGGGCAACAGAAGGTGGAGGCGAAGTCAACCCTTGCCCACCAGTCCTGGGTATCCTAGTTGCTCTGTCTGGGCCTGAGCCTTGTGTCTTTGATATGGTAGAGTGCGGTCCAGGCCCTTGGGTGTGGCCAGTAAGCCAAATGAGACCATTACGGGGTGGGACCTCCCGTCAGCAGGGAAATTAGGGTATCTGGTATGACCTCCAGACAGACAAACAGGCCTGTCCATAAAGGAGGCAAAGACACAGCTGTGATGATTCCTGGATGGATGCATGAGACAAAACCCAATCTATGGGTGACACATTCCAAAATTCATAGGCGGGGACAAAAAACTGACCAGGcctgcctcctccatctccctcttttCCATTATtctgtctctccatccctccccacctgtctgcatctctctcttcctctctccatctcttctccACCTCTCTCCATTGCTCCCCCATCtgtctctctcaatctctctgttGCTCCCTTCCCGTCTTCTTGTTCTccattttctctgcctctctccatcgGTCTTCATTTCTCTCCACTCTTTCCTCCCATCTGTCTCCATTGCTCCCtccctatctgtctctctccttctccctctttctgctcTTGCTCCCAAAGACATTTGAAGCCAAAATCCACCACTTAGAGACCCGGCCTGCCCAGAAGCCACTGGCAGGAAGTCCCCACCTGGAGTACTTTGTGCGCTTCGAGGTGCCCAGTGGAGACCTGGCCGCCCTCCTCAGTTCTGTGCGTCGGGTGTCTGACGATGTGCGCAGTGCCAGAGAGGACAAGGGTGAGGATGCATTTCTGTCCCTGAGTGCTACTAATGATCTTGAGGCCTGGGGGGCAGAGCATCCTGCCAGGGGAGACCCTAAAGTGTCCACAGAGTGTTGGTGTCCCTCCATGCTGGCTTCACCCTTGCTCTGGTTCTTTTCATACATCCCAGCAACCTCTGCCCTGTAGGAGGTCCCTAGGGAAGGCTAGACTCAGGATGGCCAAAGCGAACCATGGGCCCATACTCACCTGGGCCCTTTTGTCTCTGTTGCCTGTGAAGTTCCCTGGTTCCCAAGGAAAGTGTCAGAATTGGACAAGTGTCACCACCTGGTCACCAAATTTGACCCTGACCTGGATCTGGACCACCCGGTGAGCCTGCTGTCCTGACTGCATCCCATAGCTGAGGCCTGTGGGGTGGGCACAGCTAAGGACTGACCCTGGTCTGGGGAGCAGGGAGAGCCCGGATTCCTCCTGATGTGTGTCCCTTGGCCATCAGGGCTTCTCTGACCAGGTGTACCGCCAGCGCCGGAAGCTGATTGCAGAGATTGCCTTCCAGTACAAGCAGTAAGGAGCCTGCGTGTGGGACAGAGTCCCCAGCCTGTAAAAaaggggaggagatgagggaggaggtGGCTGGTTTGCTGCCTCACAGCTTCACATGTCAGCTTGTCTGTCTCTTCTTTGGTGCTCTGTGTTGGGCACTGGCATTATTCCTAGTCACAGCTAAGGAGCCTGAGGCAGACAGGCTAAGCAGCAGGTTGGGGTCAGCATACCCCACCCAGTCCATTCTGTACTCCAAAGGCCTCTGAACAGCTGATGTAGCTTCAGGATAAGTGCCTCACCCCATctttcccactctctctctctgagatggAGGGGGGCCCTATTGACCACCAATCCCCTCCACAGGGGCGAACCAATTCCCCATGTGGAGTACACTGCAGAGGAAATTGCTACCTGGTAAGACCCTGCTCACATGTGGCTGGGGCAGGACAGGGTTGGGCATGAGAAGGACCAGAGAGAGACACCCCCAAACTCCCTGTCTGTGAGGGCCACCTCTGGGAACACTGGTATAACAGGAGAGACTAAGGTCAGTCAGAGGAAGGCCATCTAGTGGCCCAGAATATCAGATCACCCAGAGATGTCCATTTTGGTCCCTTCCCAACTTCTGGGTTCCCTTCAGCCACACAAATGTCCTACCTATTAATGGAGGTCCACAGTTCAGGAGGCTGATGGAAGCAGCCAAAGCATCCATTATGTGTGCGGGGGGAAGGCTGTGAGCAGCTGGGGCGGTCATGGGGAGAGCCCCAACATCAGGCAAGTCCCTGAGACCCTGCGGCCTGCAGGAAAGAAGTCTATGGCACACTGAAGGGCCTCTATGCTACCCACGCCTGCCGGGAGCACCTAGAGGCTTTCCAGCTTCTGGAACGGTACTGCGGCTACCGAGAGGACAGCATCCCACAGCTGGAGGACGTGTCCCGCTTCTTGAAGGGTGCGGATGCAGAGGAAGTAGGGCAGGGAGGGGTACCCCCTCTGCCTACCCTGATGTGTGGCCCCTTGCAGAACGGACTGGCTTCCAGCTGCGACCCGTGGCCGGCCTCCTGTCTGCCCGTGATTttctggccagcctggccttCCGTGTGTTTCAATGCAC includes:
- the Th gene encoding tyrosine 3-monooxygenase — its product is MPTPSASSPQPKGFRRAVSEQDAKQVEAIMSPRFIGRRQSLIEDARKEREAAAAAAAAAAAAVASSEPGNPLEAVVFEEQDGKAVLNLLFSLRGTKPSSLSRAVKVFETFEAKIHHLETRPAQKPLAGSPHLEYFVRFEVPSGDLAALLSSVRRVSDDVRSAREDKVPWFPRKVSELDKCHHLVTKFDPDLDLDHPGFSDQVYRQRRKLIAEIAFQYKQGEPIPHVEYTAEEIATWKEVYGTLKGLYATHACREHLEAFQLLERYCGYREDSIPQLEDVSRFLKERTGFQLRPVAGLLSARDFLASLAFRVFQCTQYIRHASSPMHSPEPDCCHELLGHVPMLADRTFAQFSQDIGLASLGASDEEIEKLSTVYWFTVEFGLCKQNGELKAYGAGLLSSYGELLHSLSEEPEVRAFDPDAAAVQPYQDQTYQPVYFVSESFSDAKDKLRNYASRIQRPFSVKFDPYTLAVDVLDSPHTIRRSLEGVQDELHTLVHALNAIS